Proteins encoded by one window of Microbacterium testaceum:
- the zwf gene encoding glucose-6-phosphate dehydrogenase yields the protein MVVEITPGHNPLRDPEDRRLSRIAGPSALVIFGVTGDLSRKKLMPAVYDLANRGLLPPGFALVGFARRDWEDQDFAEVVYESVKKYARTEFREETWKELLEGIRFVQGEFDDPEAFGRLRETVDKLDTERGTMGNHAYYLSIPPKAFPLVTTQLKASGLVGDDETKTSGWRRVVIEKPFGHDLASARELNEVVESAFPADAIFRIDHYLGKETVQNILALRFANELYEPIWNRNYVDHVQITMAEDIGVGGRAGYYDGIGAARDVIQNHLLQLLALTAMEEPISFNAADLRAEKEKVLAAVRVPENLAEATARGQYAGGWQGGEQVLGFLEEDGMNPESVTETYAAIKLEINTRRWSGVPFYVRSGKRLGRRVTEVAVVFKRAPQQLFSQSQTQELGQNALVIRVQPDEGVTIRFGSKVPGDGTQVRDVTMDFGYGHAFTEASPEAYERLILDVLLGDPPLFPRHEEVELSWKILDPIEEFWSAQGGPLEQYSPGSWGPASADELLARDGRTWRRP from the coding sequence ATGGTCGTAGAGATCACTCCGGGTCACAATCCGTTGCGCGATCCCGAGGATCGCCGTCTGAGCCGGATCGCGGGGCCCAGCGCCCTCGTGATCTTCGGCGTCACCGGCGACCTCTCGCGCAAGAAACTCATGCCGGCGGTCTACGACCTCGCCAACCGCGGCCTGCTGCCCCCGGGCTTCGCGCTCGTGGGCTTCGCGCGCCGCGACTGGGAGGACCAGGACTTCGCCGAGGTCGTGTACGAGTCGGTGAAGAAGTACGCCCGTACGGAGTTCCGCGAGGAGACGTGGAAGGAGCTCCTCGAGGGCATCCGCTTCGTCCAGGGGGAGTTCGACGACCCCGAGGCGTTCGGTCGTCTGCGCGAGACCGTCGACAAGCTCGACACCGAGCGCGGCACGATGGGTAACCACGCCTACTACCTCTCGATACCGCCGAAGGCCTTCCCGCTGGTTACCACCCAGCTGAAGGCATCGGGGCTCGTGGGCGACGACGAGACGAAGACCTCGGGCTGGCGCCGCGTCGTCATCGAGAAGCCGTTCGGTCACGACCTCGCCTCGGCCCGCGAGCTGAACGAGGTCGTCGAGAGCGCCTTCCCCGCCGACGCGATCTTCCGCATCGACCACTACCTCGGTAAAGAGACGGTGCAGAACATCCTCGCGCTGCGCTTCGCGAACGAGCTGTACGAGCCGATCTGGAACCGCAACTACGTCGATCACGTGCAGATCACCATGGCCGAGGACATCGGCGTCGGTGGTCGCGCCGGGTACTACGACGGCATCGGCGCGGCGCGCGACGTCATCCAGAACCACCTGCTGCAGCTGCTCGCGCTCACGGCGATGGAAGAGCCCATCAGCTTCAACGCCGCCGACCTGCGCGCCGAGAAAGAGAAGGTCCTGGCCGCGGTCCGCGTGCCCGAGAACCTCGCCGAGGCGACCGCTCGCGGTCAGTACGCCGGCGGCTGGCAGGGCGGCGAGCAGGTGCTCGGCTTCCTCGAGGAAGACGGCATGAACCCCGAGTCGGTCACGGAGACGTACGCGGCGATCAAGCTCGAGATCAACACGCGCCGCTGGTCGGGAGTCCCCTTCTACGTCCGCAGCGGAAAGCGTCTGGGGCGCCGCGTGACCGAGGTCGCCGTGGTGTTCAAGCGCGCGCCGCAGCAGCTGTTCTCGCAGAGTCAGACGCAGGAGCTGGGGCAGAACGCCCTCGTCATCCGCGTCCAGCCCGACGAGGGCGTAACGATCCGCTTCGGGTCGAAGGTCCCCGGCGACGGCACCCAGGTGCGCGACGTCACGATGGACTTCGGCTACGGGCACGCCTTCACCGAGGCGAGCCCCGAGGCCTACGAGCGCCTCATCCTCGACGTCCTGCTGGGCGATCCGCCGCTGTTCCCCCGGCACGAAGAGGTGGAGCTCAGCTGGAAGATCCTCGACCCGATCGAGGAGTTCTGGTCCGCCCAGGGCGGTCCGCTCGAACAGTATTCGCCCGGTTCGTGGGGTCCGGCATCCGCCGACGAACTCCTCGCCCGCGACGGTCGCACCTGGAGACGCCCGTGA
- a CDS encoding glucose-6-phosphate dehydrogenase assembly protein OpcA produces the protein MIIDLPDTTVSAISKKLVSVREEGGAVALGRVLTLIIVTHHGAEEEVIEAANDASREHPMRVIAVLFGDDDDEPRLDAQIRVGGDAGASEVVVLRAHGAAGSNAESLVTGLLLPDAPVVAWWPADAPEDPSHSAIGRIAQRRITDASSQADPAAWVARLGEHYSPGDTDFAWTRVTRWREQLAAVLDQPPYEPVTAIEVRGAADSPSTALLAAWLGMKLEAPVDYAYLPADEWASGIKSVRLTRPSGDTLLERPEAGVAVLTQPGQPTHDLAFPRRTLRECLAEELRRLDPDLLYGRVITEGHDLLLAASERDDA, from the coding sequence GTGATCATCGATCTGCCCGACACCACCGTCAGCGCCATCTCGAAGAAGCTCGTCAGCGTGCGCGAAGAGGGCGGCGCCGTCGCCCTCGGCCGCGTGCTCACGCTCATCATCGTCACGCACCACGGCGCCGAAGAAGAGGTCATCGAAGCGGCTAACGACGCCTCGCGCGAACACCCGATGCGCGTCATCGCCGTGCTGTTCGGCGACGACGACGACGAGCCCCGCCTCGACGCCCAGATCCGCGTGGGCGGCGACGCCGGCGCGAGCGAGGTCGTGGTGTTGCGCGCCCACGGCGCCGCGGGCTCGAACGCCGAGAGCCTCGTCACCGGCCTGCTGCTCCCCGATGCCCCGGTCGTGGCCTGGTGGCCGGCCGACGCGCCCGAGGACCCCTCGCACTCCGCGATCGGTCGGATCGCGCAGCGTCGCATCACCGACGCGTCGTCGCAGGCCGACCCGGCCGCCTGGGTCGCCCGACTCGGCGAGCACTACTCCCCCGGTGACACCGACTTCGCGTGGACCCGTGTGACGCGTTGGCGCGAGCAACTCGCGGCCGTGCTCGATCAGCCCCCGTACGAGCCTGTCACCGCGATCGAGGTCCGCGGTGCCGCCGACTCCCCCTCCACCGCCCTGCTGGCGGCCTGGTTGGGGATGAAGCTCGAGGCTCCCGTCGACTACGCCTACCTGCCGGCCGACGAGTGGGCGAGCGGCATCAAGTCGGTGCGTCTCACCCGTCCGAGCGGCGACACGCTGCTCGAGCGGCCCGAAGCGGGGGTCGCGGTGCTCACGCAGCCCGGTCAGCCCACCCACGACCTGGCGTTCCCGCGCCGCACGTTGCGCGAGTGCCTCGCCGAGGAGCTGCGCCGCCTCGACCCCGACCTCCTCTACGGTCGCGTGATCACCGAGGGGCACGACCTGCTGCTCGCCGCGAGCGAGCGGGACGACGCATGA
- the pgl gene encoding 6-phosphogluconolactonase: MTDNGSVKQVIIKPDAETLASYVATRFVNRIVKRVAEGKRMHVCLTGGTMGGAVLRTAAKDARVGEIDWSLVHFWFGDERFVPRDSDDRNEKQAREAFLDHLAIPAENIHTVASSEDGLDLDAAAISYADELAQFAPSDRSETGPWPAFDICFLGVGPDAHIASLFPDRPEISVTDRATVPVRNSPKPPSDRVSLTRPVINSSKRVWMVVAGADKAAALGLALAGASYQSVPAAGAKGRRRTAFFVDEVAADQVPPQLIDREY, encoded by the coding sequence ATGACCGACAACGGCTCGGTCAAACAGGTCATCATCAAGCCGGATGCCGAGACCCTCGCCTCGTACGTCGCCACGCGCTTCGTGAACCGCATCGTGAAGCGGGTCGCCGAGGGCAAGCGCATGCACGTGTGCCTCACCGGGGGCACCATGGGCGGAGCGGTGCTGCGCACCGCGGCGAAGGACGCGCGGGTCGGCGAGATCGACTGGTCGCTCGTGCACTTCTGGTTCGGCGACGAGCGGTTCGTTCCGCGCGACTCGGACGACCGCAACGAGAAGCAGGCCCGCGAGGCGTTCCTCGACCACCTCGCCATCCCGGCCGAGAACATCCACACCGTCGCCTCGAGCGAGGACGGTCTCGACCTCGATGCCGCGGCGATCTCGTACGCCGATGAGCTGGCGCAGTTCGCTCCCTCGGACCGCAGCGAGACGGGACCCTGGCCCGCCTTCGACATCTGCTTCCTCGGGGTCGGACCCGACGCGCACATCGCCTCGCTGTTCCCCGATCGTCCCGAGATCTCGGTGACCGATCGGGCCACCGTTCCGGTGCGCAACTCCCCCAAGCCCCCGAGCGATCGCGTCTCGCTGACGCGGCCCGTCATCAACTCGTCGAAGCGCGTGTGGATGGTCGTCGCGGGCGCCGACAAGGCCGCCGCCCTGGGGCTCGCCCTTGCCGGTGCGAGCTATCAGAGCGTTCCCGCGGCCGGGGCGAAGGGTCGCCGTCGCACGGCGTTCTTCGTCGACGAGGTCGCGGCCGATCAGGTTCCGCCGCAGCTCATCGACCGCGAGTACTGA
- a CDS encoding helix-turn-helix transcriptional regulator, producing the protein MPFVGRDRELHVAANLIGSGSGSAGLFVGESGSGKSALAREVAARHDAVVVTASPSERMWPLSGVTAVVAALDDGRRDAVDRVLSRGGDWPEHLLAEEISRTLHLLRADPCVVVVDDLDEMDSASITVLSYVFGRLRGTGVSVIATSGSFEGRHDFAGMLQTRIQRLSFDESVDLARNVLGAGADRAVLRIVADLAAGDPGVLVGLRLTPAEANGDEPLSVPLRVRDQQRNPRKQRECRAIYPRWAHVLDLLAVGPVYGLDRLRTTADEDDVDIDDLIDHGIVSVHGGLARIADPARRLRLHAGLTPEERRALHARGAADHAGAYPATRRWHESFLDPAADRGALLEGAIRLARDAETTAAVEFAERALAGEMDEARRCELLVDLGEALVLGGHDLLGQHYLRRAGVSADPATRTRAAIARLRAVAAVDHTVDDSVLHQVDPLLGAEAAASERLLCESACLHLHRGEVDLAVERIALAVKLGVASTQTALLAGIAAEMGGRSHAAAAIRLEDDGDDVQIHHALLYAGLTLLREDYSTARRIIRAELDRSPRHAPMWREHLLRQLVTVEVRAGDPIAARDAVVAWQREWIPGRSTDAASTLILAAEAAMHEPPTGAADLVERGRERARREGASTLTPWFAAIEGALALGEGRYAEAVLHLREALSSHADDDPAVMRLDADLIEALWLDGRHDEACEELEGLERAAADSTKRWTHLALARSRAVCRSAREGAAAFRDAETLFRGDDSPLERERLRRAEERCLTDVRVSAVRAIGGDAVPTPRPGRNARELTGHEREIVALVERGLRNREIAAALFISLRTVELRLTGIYRKLGITSRVQLVAHLRGAAS; encoded by the coding sequence ATGCCATTTGTCGGTCGAGATCGAGAGTTGCACGTTGCCGCGAACCTGATCGGTTCGGGTAGCGGCTCCGCGGGCTTGTTCGTCGGTGAAAGCGGGTCGGGCAAGTCCGCCCTGGCACGCGAGGTCGCGGCGCGCCACGACGCCGTGGTGGTCACGGCCAGTCCGAGCGAGCGCATGTGGCCGCTCTCGGGCGTCACCGCGGTGGTGGCGGCGCTCGACGACGGGCGACGAGATGCGGTCGACAGGGTCCTGTCCCGCGGCGGCGACTGGCCCGAGCACCTCCTGGCCGAGGAGATCAGCCGCACCCTCCACCTGCTGCGGGCCGATCCGTGCGTCGTCGTCGTCGACGACCTCGACGAGATGGACAGCGCGAGCATCACCGTGCTGTCGTACGTCTTCGGACGCCTCCGCGGCACCGGCGTCAGCGTGATCGCCACGAGTGGCTCGTTCGAGGGACGCCACGACTTCGCTGGAATGCTGCAGACCCGCATCCAGCGGTTGTCGTTCGACGAGTCCGTCGATCTCGCGCGCAACGTTCTCGGGGCGGGTGCCGATCGCGCCGTGCTGCGGATCGTCGCGGACCTCGCCGCGGGCGACCCCGGTGTACTGGTGGGCTTGCGCCTCACCCCCGCCGAGGCGAACGGCGACGAGCCGCTCAGCGTTCCGCTGCGCGTGCGGGACCAGCAGCGCAACCCGCGGAAGCAGCGTGAGTGCCGCGCGATCTACCCGAGGTGGGCGCACGTCCTCGACCTTCTCGCCGTAGGTCCCGTATACGGGCTCGACCGGCTGCGCACCACCGCCGACGAGGACGACGTCGACATCGACGATCTGATCGATCACGGCATCGTCTCCGTCCACGGCGGTCTCGCCCGCATCGCCGACCCGGCTCGCCGACTGCGCCTGCACGCCGGACTGACCCCGGAGGAGCGTCGCGCCCTGCACGCACGAGGAGCGGCCGACCACGCCGGCGCGTACCCGGCGACACGGCGCTGGCACGAGAGCTTCCTCGACCCGGCCGCCGATCGCGGCGCACTCCTCGAGGGCGCCATCCGGCTGGCTCGAGACGCCGAGACCACGGCGGCCGTCGAGTTCGCCGAGCGGGCATTGGCCGGCGAGATGGACGAAGCGCGTCGCTGCGAACTCCTCGTCGACCTCGGCGAGGCCCTCGTGCTCGGCGGACACGACCTGCTCGGTCAGCACTACCTCCGGCGGGCCGGGGTGAGCGCCGATCCCGCGACCCGCACGCGCGCCGCGATCGCCCGTCTCCGCGCGGTCGCGGCGGTGGATCACACGGTCGACGACAGCGTGCTCCATCAGGTCGATCCGCTCCTGGGCGCCGAGGCCGCGGCATCCGAGAGGCTTCTCTGTGAGAGCGCCTGCCTCCACCTGCACCGCGGCGAGGTCGACCTGGCCGTCGAACGGATCGCCCTCGCCGTGAAGCTCGGCGTCGCGTCCACCCAGACGGCGCTGCTCGCCGGTATCGCCGCAGAGATGGGCGGGCGCTCCCACGCCGCGGCGGCCATCCGTCTCGAAGACGACGGCGACGACGTCCAGATCCACCACGCCCTGCTGTACGCGGGGCTCACCCTGCTGCGCGAGGACTACAGCACGGCCCGACGGATCATCCGCGCCGAGCTCGACCGTTCCCCGCGACACGCGCCGATGTGGCGAGAGCACCTTCTGCGTCAGCTCGTCACGGTCGAGGTCCGTGCCGGAGACCCGATCGCCGCGCGCGACGCCGTCGTCGCGTGGCAGCGCGAGTGGATCCCCGGACGCAGCACCGACGCCGCCAGCACGCTCATCCTCGCCGCCGAGGCGGCGATGCACGAACCGCCCACCGGTGCCGCCGATCTCGTGGAGCGGGGGCGGGAACGAGCCCGTCGCGAAGGCGCGAGCACCCTGACGCCGTGGTTCGCGGCGATCGAGGGGGCCCTCGCCCTCGGCGAGGGGCGGTACGCCGAGGCCGTTCTGCACTTGCGCGAAGCCCTCTCCTCCCACGCCGACGACGACCCCGCCGTGATGCGTCTCGACGCCGACCTCATCGAAGCCCTCTGGCTCGACGGTCGACATGACGAAGCTTGCGAAGAACTGGAAGGCCTCGAGCGCGCGGCCGCCGATTCGACGAAACGGTGGACCCACCTCGCCCTCGCGCGCTCGCGGGCCGTCTGCCGGTCCGCCCGCGAGGGCGCGGCGGCCTTCCGTGACGCCGAAACGCTGTTCCGCGGCGACGACTCCCCTCTCGAGCGGGAACGCCTCCGCCGGGCGGAGGAACGGTGCCTGACGGACGTCCGCGTGTCGGCCGTCCGCGCGATCGGTGGCGACGCCGTCCCGACCCCCCGACCGGGTCGGAACGCGCGAGAGCTCACCGGCCACGAACGTGAGATCGTCGCCCTCGTCGAGCGCGGGTTGCGCAACCGCGAGATCGCGGCGGCCCTGTTCATTTCGCTCCGCACGGTCGAGCTGCGCCTGACCGGCATCTACCGCAAACTCGGCATCACCTCGCGGGTACAGCTCGTGGCCCACCTTCGCGGAGCGGCGAGCTGA
- a CDS encoding glycosyltransferase family 2 protein: MTPALVVLVAVCTIGVSTLVWGTAAVCRLVAERRPSAALLNPSMYFRSAEVAILIAAHDEELVIADAVRAARRLVPAGNVFVVSDGSHDDTVERARAAGAEAWDLTPNRGKAGAIRAGLGHFRIPERFPLLLLLDADSRPRPDYLRTALPQFTDDGVVAVAGRATTSAELPPTGVGRVLTSYRERTYVCTQYLHKFGQAARGADAVAIVPGFASLYRTDVLHRIDIDAPGLSIEDFNMTFEVHAKRLGRIAFHPECAVAETQDPAVLRDYSAQVRRWSLGFWQTVRRHGPHPGLFWSSVGVFAVETVVSSLVLVAMLPLLVVGALATVVAATTDGAAAATAAAVAAALPVLPLAAGFLIVDLVMSAFTCAVSRTRPHPRMLVFPLLRVWDATLCLRALVAALGRPSDGRWRSPDRRMSQLSGEPAAAPLSSPLREGGPRAVPAR, translated from the coding sequence ATGACCCCTGCACTCGTCGTGCTCGTCGCGGTGTGCACGATCGGTGTGTCGACGCTCGTATGGGGCACGGCGGCGGTGTGCCGTCTCGTCGCCGAGCGTCGACCGTCCGCCGCGCTGCTGAACCCGTCGATGTACTTCCGCAGCGCCGAGGTGGCGATCCTCATCGCCGCGCACGACGAGGAGCTCGTGATCGCCGACGCCGTGCGTGCGGCGCGCCGCCTCGTGCCTGCGGGCAACGTGTTCGTCGTGTCGGACGGCTCGCACGACGACACCGTCGAGCGCGCGCGAGCCGCCGGTGCCGAGGCCTGGGACCTCACGCCGAACCGGGGGAAGGCGGGCGCTATCCGGGCGGGCCTCGGTCACTTCCGGATCCCGGAGCGGTTCCCCCTGCTCCTGCTGCTCGACGCGGACTCCCGGCCTCGCCCCGACTATCTGCGTACCGCGCTTCCGCAGTTCACGGACGATGGCGTCGTCGCGGTGGCCGGTCGGGCGACCACGTCGGCGGAACTCCCGCCCACGGGCGTGGGGCGCGTGCTCACCTCGTACCGCGAGCGCACGTACGTGTGCACGCAGTACCTGCACAAGTTCGGGCAGGCGGCGCGGGGGGCGGATGCCGTGGCGATCGTGCCCGGGTTCGCCAGCCTCTACCGCACCGATGTGCTGCATCGCATCGACATCGACGCTCCCGGACTGTCGATCGAGGACTTCAACATGACCTTCGAGGTCCACGCTAAGAGGCTCGGGCGGATCGCCTTCCACCCCGAGTGCGCGGTCGCCGAGACGCAGGATCCCGCGGTCCTGCGCGACTACTCGGCGCAGGTCCGGCGCTGGAGCCTCGGGTTCTGGCAGACGGTACGCCGCCACGGACCCCATCCTGGCCTCTTCTGGTCGTCGGTCGGCGTCTTCGCGGTCGAGACCGTCGTGTCGAGTCTGGTCCTGGTGGCGATGCTCCCGCTCCTGGTCGTCGGAGCTCTGGCGACGGTGGTCGCGGCGACGACAGACGGTGCCGCAGCGGCGACGGCGGCCGCGGTAGCCGCGGCCCTTCCGGTGCTTCCCCTGGCCGCGGGGTTCCTGATCGTCGACCTCGTCATGAGCGCGTTCACCTGTGCGGTGTCGCGCACGCGCCCGCATCCCCGGATGCTCGTGTTCCCCCTCCTCCGGGTGTGGGATGCGACCCTGTGCCTCCGTGCCCTCGTCGCCGCGCTCGGGCGCCCGTCCGACGGGCGCTGGCGTAGCCCCGATCGCCGGATGTCGCAGCTGTCGGGCGAACCGGCGGCCGCTCCGCTCAGCTCGCCGCTCCGCGAAGGTGGGCCACGAGCTGTACCCGCGAGGTGA
- a CDS encoding nucleotide sugar dehydrogenase — protein MSTLDVRADVMTTPRPPAPAPTRTFDFDVAIVGLGYVGLPTALAYHASGSRVLALDVSPRRLRDIAARSADLIDSDRERLETALHAPAGFRLTSDTSELGRAAAIVVCVPTPVDHQQVPDLTALRAACATVVAAVRPGQLIMLTSTTYVGCTHDLVEKPLLERGMQIGRDVFVTFSAERIDPGNVGFAQEIVPRVVGGATAQCEEEGARLLARYAARVHRVSSLATAEMTKLLENTFRAVNIALANEFADICGALDVAVTEVIEAASTKPYGFMAFYPGPGVGGHCIPCDPHYLLWQLKALHVDAGVITEAMTRIAARPRRVVDRIRDVLGRAGKGTLGARVLVVGVTYKPDVADLRESPALEIIDHLIDVGAEVQYVDTHAPHIRLDSGRERDSLPDPAAFHPDIVLVHTRHHDADLGWLDGHAVVVDGTYRSADIAGRVLL, from the coding sequence ATGTCCACTCTCGATGTCCGGGCCGACGTGATGACCACGCCGCGGCCCCCGGCTCCCGCCCCGACGCGGACGTTCGACTTCGACGTCGCCATCGTGGGGCTCGGGTACGTGGGCCTGCCGACCGCCCTGGCCTATCACGCCAGCGGGTCGCGCGTTCTCGCCCTCGACGTCTCGCCGCGACGCCTGCGCGACATCGCCGCGCGCAGCGCCGACCTCATCGACTCCGACCGGGAGCGCCTCGAGACCGCTCTGCACGCGCCGGCGGGCTTCCGGCTCACCAGCGACACCTCGGAACTCGGCCGCGCCGCCGCGATCGTCGTGTGCGTCCCCACGCCCGTCGACCACCAGCAGGTCCCGGACCTCACCGCGCTCCGGGCGGCGTGCGCCACCGTCGTCGCCGCCGTCCGGCCCGGCCAGCTCATCATGCTCACCTCGACCACCTACGTCGGCTGCACCCACGACCTCGTCGAGAAGCCGCTCCTCGAACGCGGGATGCAGATCGGACGCGACGTCTTCGTCACCTTCAGCGCCGAACGGATCGACCCCGGCAACGTGGGCTTCGCCCAGGAGATCGTCCCCCGCGTGGTGGGCGGAGCCACCGCCCAGTGCGAAGAAGAGGGCGCGCGCCTGCTCGCACGCTACGCGGCGCGCGTGCACCGGGTGTCGAGCCTCGCCACCGCCGAGATGACGAAGCTGCTCGAGAACACCTTCCGCGCCGTCAACATCGCCCTCGCCAACGAGTTCGCCGACATCTGCGGTGCCCTCGACGTCGCCGTCACCGAGGTGATCGAGGCCGCGAGCACCAAGCCCTACGGCTTCATGGCGTTCTACCCCGGCCCCGGCGTCGGCGGACACTGCATCCCCTGCGACCCGCACTACCTGCTGTGGCAGCTCAAGGCGCTGCACGTCGACGCGGGCGTCATCACCGAGGCCATGACGCGCATCGCGGCCCGCCCTCGCCGTGTCGTCGACCGCATCCGCGATGTCCTCGGACGCGCCGGCAAGGGCACGCTCGGCGCCCGCGTGCTCGTCGTCGGCGTCACCTACAAGCCCGACGTCGCCGACTTGCGCGAATCCCCCGCCCTCGAGATCATCGACCACCTGATCGACGTGGGCGCCGAGGTGCAGTACGTCGACACCCACGCCCCGCACATCCGCCTCGATTCCGGGCGGGAACGCGATTCGCTGCCCGACCCGGCGGCCTTCCATCCCGACATCGTGCTCGTGCACACCCGCCACCACGACGCCGACCTGGGCTGGCTCGACGGCCACGCGGTCGTCGTCGACGGCACCTACCGCAGCGCCGACATCGCGGGGCGGGTGCTCCTGTGA
- a CDS encoding NAD-dependent epimerase/dehydratase family protein — protein MSGLTIYPGSASPRTRTLVTGGAGFVGSHLVEHLLTLGDEVVVLDDLSTGSARNLAGVADNPRLEMIHGSILNTKTVSAAMQGCDRVFHLAAAVGVKLIVEQPLRGLRINIHGTENVLTAAIEHQASVLMVSTSEVYGKNTADRLREDSDRVLGDPLLSRWTYAGAKGIDEAFAKAYCDQEGLDVSIVRLFNTVGPRQTGRYGMVLPNLVGQALRGAPLTVFGDGQQTRCFSAVEDVVPAMVLIERDPRARGQAYNLGGAREISIFELATEIIRTLDSRSTIELVPYEQAYAPGFEDMRRRVPDNTKAHDLVGYEPHTSLTSTIMRVAADLLSRERLGSDAMPLAGAGAFRGVL, from the coding sequence GTGAGCGGCCTGACGATCTACCCGGGCTCCGCCTCGCCTCGGACGCGCACGCTGGTCACCGGGGGCGCCGGGTTCGTCGGCAGCCACCTCGTCGAGCACCTGCTGACCCTGGGTGACGAGGTCGTCGTCCTCGACGACCTCTCGACCGGCTCGGCACGCAACCTCGCGGGCGTCGCCGACAACCCCCGCCTCGAGATGATCCACGGCTCGATCCTCAACACCAAGACCGTGAGCGCGGCGATGCAGGGATGCGACCGCGTTTTCCACCTGGCCGCGGCCGTCGGGGTGAAGCTCATCGTGGAGCAGCCCCTGCGGGGTCTGCGCATCAACATCCACGGCACCGAGAACGTGCTGACGGCGGCCATCGAGCACCAGGCCTCGGTGCTCATGGTGTCCACGAGCGAGGTGTACGGCAAGAACACCGCCGATCGCCTGCGCGAAGACTCCGACCGCGTCCTCGGCGACCCGCTGCTCTCCCGTTGGACCTATGCGGGGGCGAAGGGCATCGACGAGGCCTTCGCCAAGGCCTACTGCGACCAGGAGGGCCTCGACGTCTCGATCGTCCGCCTGTTCAACACCGTCGGGCCCCGCCAGACCGGTCGCTACGGCATGGTGCTGCCCAACCTCGTGGGGCAGGCCCTGCGTGGCGCTCCCCTCACCGTGTTCGGCGACGGCCAGCAGACGCGCTGCTTCTCCGCGGTCGAGGACGTCGTGCCCGCGATGGTGCTCATCGAGCGGGACCCGCGCGCACGGGGTCAGGCCTACAACCTGGGCGGCGCGCGCGAGATCTCGATCTTTGAGCTCGCGACCGAGATCATCCGCACCCTCGACAGTCGGAGCACGATCGAGCTCGTCCCCTACGAGCAGGCGTACGCCCCCGGCTTCGAGGACATGCGGCGCCGCGTCCCCGACAACACCAAGGCGCACGACCTCGTGGGCTATGAGCCGCACACCTCGCTGACCTCGACGATCATGCGAGTCGCCGCCGACCTGCTCTCGCGCGAACGCCTCGGCTCCGACGCCATGCCGCTGGCCGGCGCGGGCGCTTTCCGCGGGGTCCTCTAA